The following are from one region of the Coccinella septempunctata chromosome 7, icCocSept1.1, whole genome shotgun sequence genome:
- the LOC123316930 gene encoding B9 domain-containing protein 1-like isoform X2, whose protein sequence is MCLSTMSDGTFLVSISGQLEYIDTFAEAGSDWYSGLSQICSVNSNGGKVVLNLPIEFMVKSTNIYGWPQVVFSVYKNVTLGGYGRCHIPLTPGVHSLNIALSKPLTSTFFGSIASFFGYQPELIQPEMLATTAGNHLLRMTATGQVKATINIITQGFTSLGYDAGQAR, encoded by the exons ATGTGTTTATCAACAATGTCTGATGGAACTTTTCTTGTCTCGATTTCTGGTCAATTGGAATACATCGACACTTTTGCAGAAGCTGGAAGTGATTGGTACT CTGGACTTTCTCAGATTTGTAGCGTGAATAGTAATGGAGGAAAGGTTGTGCTAAATTTACCAATTGAATTTATGGTAAAATCAACTAATATCTACGGGT GGCCTCAAGTAGTATTCAGTGTTTACAAAAATGTGACACTCGGAGGCTATGGACGATGTCATATTCCTTTGACTCCTGGTGTTCATTCTCTGAACATTGCCTTGTCCAAGCCATTAACATCGACTTTTTTTGGATCTATAGCTTCATTTTTTGGATATCAACCTGAATTGATACAACCTGAGATGCTTGCTACTACAGCAGGAAATCATT tACTACGGATGACTGCCACAGGTCAAGTGAAAGCAACAATCAATATCATAACACAAGGTTTCACAAGTTTAGGATATGATGCTGGACAGGCTCGATGA
- the LOC123316930 gene encoding B9 domain-containing protein 1-like isoform X1, with the protein MCLSTMSDGTFLVSISGQLEYIDTFAEAGSDWYCKYEFVTGPDWQLINGIEAGLSQICSVNSNGGKVVLNLPIEFMVKSTNIYGWPQVVFSVYKNVTLGGYGRCHIPLTPGVHSLNIALSKPLTSTFFGSIASFFGYQPELIQPEMLATTAGNHLLRMTATGQVKATINIITQGFTSLGYDAGQAR; encoded by the exons ATGTGTTTATCAACAATGTCTGATGGAACTTTTCTTGTCTCGATTTCTGGTCAATTGGAATACATCGACACTTTTGCAGAAGCTGGAAGTGATTGGTACTGTAAGTACGAATTTGTCACGGGTCCTGACTGGCAGTTAATCAATGGTATTGAAGCTGGACTTTCTCAGATTTGTAGCGTGAATAGTAATGGAGGAAAGGTTGTGCTAAATTTACCAATTGAATTTATGGTAAAATCAACTAATATCTACGGGT GGCCTCAAGTAGTATTCAGTGTTTACAAAAATGTGACACTCGGAGGCTATGGACGATGTCATATTCCTTTGACTCCTGGTGTTCATTCTCTGAACATTGCCTTGTCCAAGCCATTAACATCGACTTTTTTTGGATCTATAGCTTCATTTTTTGGATATCAACCTGAATTGATACAACCTGAGATGCTTGCTACTACAGCAGGAAATCATT tACTACGGATGACTGCCACAGGTCAAGTGAAAGCAACAATCAATATCATAACACAAGGTTTCACAAGTTTAGGATATGATGCTGGACAGGCTCGATGA
- the LOC123316600 gene encoding tRNA (guanine-N(7)-)-methyltransferase non-catalytic subunit wuho has translation MVSLKKCRDNILFNSGKKLIIFNGDNIKTVNLPEPAHNLDKRGEKNVKDINDFNISCFSVSRDHKFIAISFENKEVMIMNEYFELLRKFVVARTTSAMSFTSSNSLIVADKTGDVFLYDLKEDAMTPVLMLGHLSVVLDVALTDCEKYVITCDRDEKIRVSKFPNSYNIQSFCLGHEKFVLSVKVLQNKLISASGDGMVRFWNYLDGKQLAVLNTNDYINDHIINQFKDEMNSQDVEVFALPITDMQCFSTENYIYIGISLFGYQKLLLFSLNPVSLKVNFCKHVYIGESFSFYLDDNLLFLTKTNILCLKLENDNYKGEVQNLIDIDDVHDLHLKSAFDIGLFYKKKFDNVEEYIERKKARLKLK, from the coding sequence ATGGTCAGTCTAAAGAAGTGCCGTGACAACATATTGttcaattctggaaaaaaacttattattttcaacggggACAATATCAAAACAGTGAATTTACCAGAACCCGCACACAATTTGGATAAACGAGGAGAAAAAAATGTCAAAGATATTAATGATTTCAACATATCGTGTTTTTCTGTTTCAAGAGACCATAAATTTATTGCTATATCCTTTGAGAATAAAGAGGTAATgataatgaatgaatattttgagctcTTAAGAAAATTTGTGGTAGCTAGGACAACCAGTGCTATGAGCTTTACCTCTTCAAATTCATTAATAGTGGCCGATAAAACTGGTGATGTTTTCTTGTACGATTTAAAAGAGGATGCAATGACGCCAGTACTTATGCTTGGACATTTGAGTGTTGTTTTGGATGTAGCTTTGACAGATTGTGAAAAATATGTTATAACTTGTGATAGGGATGAAAAAATCAGAGTCTCCAAGTTTCCTAATTCATACAATATTCAAAGTTTTTGTCTTGGACATGAAAAATTTGTATTGTCTGTAAAGGTTctgcaaaataaattaatttcagCATCAGGAGATGGCATGGTGAGGTTTTGGAATTATTTAGATGGTAAACAACTTGCTGTTTTGAATACTAATGATTATATCAATGACCACATCATTAACCAGTTCAAAGATGAAATGAATTCACAAGATGTAGAAGTATTTGCCTTACCTATAACTGATATGCAATGTTTTTCTACAGAAAATTACATTTATATAGGTATATCTTTATTTGGGTACCAGAAGCTATTATTGTTTTCTTTGAATCCTGTAAGTTTGAAGGTGAATTTCTGTAAACATGTTTATATTGGAGAGTCATTCTCTTTCTATTTAGatgataatttattgtttttgacAAAAACTAACATATTGTGTCTGAAGTTGGAGAATGATAATTATAAAGGAGAAGTTCAAAATCTTATAGATATTGATGATGTACATGACTTGCATCTGAAAAGTGCATTTGATATAGGTCTCTTTTATAAAAAGAAATTCGATAATGTTgaggaatatattgaaagaaaaaaagctCGTTTGAAATTAAAATGA